From the genome of Methylomonas sp. UP202, one region includes:
- the amrA gene encoding AmmeMemoRadiSam system protein A has product MSLNDVERGCLLTLAKASIAHGLAHGRPLPVNLADYPAKLTEPAATFVTLELDGQLRGCIGRLEAARPLAEDVAENAYAAAFRDSRFPPVTAAESARLSLYISVLSPSEPLYFASETDLLGQLRPGIDGLILSEGGRRGTFLPSVWEDLPDPAEFLRHLKRKAGLPADYWSSTVKIQRYSTEMFG; this is encoded by the coding sequence ATGTCGTTGAATGACGTCGAACGCGGCTGCTTGCTGACCCTGGCGAAAGCATCCATTGCCCACGGCCTCGCGCATGGCCGGCCGTTGCCGGTCAATCTGGCGGATTATCCCGCCAAATTGACCGAGCCGGCCGCGACTTTCGTGACGCTGGAACTGGACGGTCAACTGCGCGGTTGCATTGGCCGACTGGAAGCCGCGCGGCCGTTGGCCGAGGATGTCGCCGAGAACGCCTATGCCGCCGCTTTCCGCGATTCGCGTTTTCCACCGGTCACCGCGGCGGAATCGGCGCGACTTAGCCTGTATATTTCGGTATTGAGTCCATCCGAACCGCTCTATTTCGCATCCGAAACGGACCTGCTCGGCCAACTTCGGCCCGGCATCGACGGTCTGATTCTGAGCGAAGGCGGCAGGCGCGGTACTTTTCTACCCTCGGTTTGGGAGGATCTGCCGGACCCAGCCGAATTTTTGCGACATCTAAAACGCAAAGCCGGCCTGCCGGCCGATTACTGGTCGAGCACAGTGAAAATCCAGCGCTATTCCACCGAAATGTTCGGCTGA